A genomic window from Purpureocillium takamizusanense chromosome 2, complete sequence includes:
- a CDS encoding uncharacterized protein (EggNog:ENOG503Q382~COG:K), whose product MSAPLSPDELARFTEIIDGILATADLETISRKKVRQGLEASLGGRDLSDQKDAIKRLIEARFDAVSGANVNDVPASSVPDPSPNKRPATNGVSDSAETDPSASPEPAKKKAKRSTSSEDADARLAAALQAQENSLARARSTRGGGDRTKVVKKKKAPRKKSAKKVGEDDDSEADGSADSVPKRKAGGGFQKPFILSATLSELCGETQLSRPQVVKKLWEHIKANDLQDPKDKRQIRCDDKMQAVFKQARVDMFRMNKEIGHHLYPVGEE is encoded by the exons ATGAGCGCGCCAC TCTCGCCCGACGAGCTTGCGCGCTTCACCGAGAtcatcgacggcatcctcgccaccgccgacctcgagacTATCTCGCGAAAAAAGGTCcgccagggcctcgaggcctCCCTCGGCGGACGCGACCTGAGCGACCAGAAG GATGCCATCAAGCGACTCATCGAGGCCCGCTTCGATGCCGTGTCTGGCGCCAACGTAAACGACGTCCCCGCCTCGTCTGTGCCGGACCCGTCCCCGAATAAGAGGCCCGCCACCAACGGCGTCTCCGACTCTGCCGAGACGGACCCCTCGGCCTCTCCCgagccggccaagaagaaggcgaagCGATCGACGTCCTCGGAGGATGCCGATGCGCGCCTGGCTGCGGCCCTGCAGGCGCAGGAGAACAGcctcgcgcgggcgcgctctacgcgcggcggcggcgaccgcaCAAAGGTagtgaagaagaagaaggccccCCGGAAGAAAAGCGCCAAGAaggttggcgaggacgacgacagcgaggccgacgggAGCGCCGACTCTGTCCCCAAGCGCAAGGCCGGTGGCGGCTTTCAGAAGCCCTTTATCCTCAGCGCGACGCTGTCGGAGCTCTGCGGCGAGACTCAG CTCTCGCGCCCGCAGGTGGTCAAGAAGCTGTGGGAACACATCAAGGCCAACGACCTGCAGGACCCCAAGGACAAGCGTCAGATCCGGTGCGACGACAAGATGCAGGCCGTATTCAAGCAGGCCAGAGTGGACATGTTTCGCATGAACAAGGAAATAGGGCACCATCTCTACCCGGTCGGCGAGGAGTGA
- a CDS encoding uncharacterized protein (COG:S~TransMembrane:1 (o20-38i)~EggNog:ENOG503PA2S) — MSTSSAIGLAAAMPFGLPPTVVAGAVGFLLVAVIYRLLRGNRVIDRYETRHAEEKEEPVPQVVIEPLHDFDWRTVKPQQFRHFKRVYHITMGLQADAASDLIAIDRDYLDRVTHRRHLIQKHGSGVHGSLPGGVAAASELYTFLLVDYLPTRFPTMFELSGDKSRFTNRATGKSWPTAPPEDAATALSILGETVEEDMFLLHETPEGHKCFAFVCCFPSGFDPSAKVGKLLKDIHAPVPSYDKIGASMERFFSKMEVGKSVKRLNWALQTHSELYNCSGNHMTSEEAETAAQDAHVNIDEVGLLNFLTRFASLPSSH; from the exons ATGTCTACGTCGAGCGCCATCGGTCTCGCGGCCGCGATGCCCTTTGGCTTGCCCcccaccgtcgtcgccggtgCCGTCGGTTTCCTGCTTGTCGCCGTCATATACAGACTG CTGCGCGGTAACCGAGTCATCGACCGCTACGAGACAAGACACGCCGAGGAAAAGGAAGAGCCAGTTCCTCAAGTGGTGATTGAGCCGCTGCACGACTTTGACTGGAGGACCGTGAAGCCGCAGCAGTTCCGGCACTTTAAGCGCGTCTACCACATTACCATGG GACTGCAAGCGGACGCGGCTTCGgacctcatcgccatcgacagAGACTATTTGGACAGGGTCACGCACCGCCGGCACCTCATCCAGAAGCATGGCAGCGGCGTGCATGGCAGCCTGCCCGGCGGAGTGGCGGCCGCCAGTGAGCTGTACACGTTCCTGCTGGTCGACTATCTCCCCACGCGGTTCCCGACCATGTTTGAGCTGTCCGGGGACAAGTCGCGCTTCACCAACCGTGCGACGGGCAAGTCGTGGCCCACGGCGCCACCCGAGGATGCGGCGACCGCTCTCAGCATTCTCGGAGagacggtcgaggaggacatgTTTCTGCTGCACGAGACGCCCGAGGGCCACAAGTGCTTTGCCTTTGTCTGCTGCTTCCCCTCGGGCTTCGACCCGTCGGCCAAGGTGGGcaagctgctcaaggacatCCACGCGCCGGTGCCATCGTACGACAAGATTGGAGCGAGCATGGAGCGATTCTTTTCTAAGATGGAGGTGGGCAAAAGCGTGAAGCGTCTCAAC TGGGCACTCCAAACGCACAGCGAGCTGTACAATTGCAGCGGCAATCACATGACGAGCGAGGAGgcagagacggcggcgcaggacgcCCACGTCAACATAGACGAGGTAGGTTTGCTCAACTTTTTGACCCGCTTCGcttccttgccgtcgtcacaCTGA
- a CDS encoding RING-type E3 ubiquitin transferase (BUSCO:EOG09261MOX~EggNog:ENOG503NVAX~COG:O), whose product MAPPEEGAPANAGRGGEGSKGRTRGGRGRGGSNKSGGARRGRGGHGNAGQRGGGGDNADSLKNPAAQDLAAAAARAHAANEAGPDGQQRPINEAAAATANGTVGDDDDGDAEVCFICANPVAHHSIAPCNHTTCHICGLRMRALYKTKDCAHCRTPAPFVIFTDDGEKRFEDYSDKDITTTDTNIGIKYTNEDIVGDTVLLLRYNCPDASCDFAGLGWPDLHRHVKSIHRKRMCDLCTRNKKVFTHEHELFSDKELERHMRHGDDKPGAADQTGFKGHPLCGFCGERFYDDDKLYEHCRMKHERCFLCDRRDSRKPHYYQDYNALEQHFKKDHYLCSNAECLEKKFVVFESELDLQAHQLSEHGGKTAGRDARTVDISAFDIRQSYQQERRGGAGGGRGQRDGGEARGRGRGGRTGGGRGRDPNEDMVPPTTAQPLRRDEIAFQRQMAIHSAQSVSNRTFGGQLSAPTPAQAASSSRQAASTPRSATPNAAQGRVVDAMGSLNITDTSNLTPEERASLVRHSAAVERAANLLGNDSNKVAQFRNHVSSYRKGGLTAPQLIDAFFTLFADVSSNALGTLVREVADLFEDKAKADHLRKAWQDWRAINEDYPSLPGLSGMHGATSSSSGWANASSSNPAVPNAAPSQKHSTRVLKLKNSTRLGGPAPVAAQRGPPGWAAAPTNIRTPSSSAFPSLASATGGSSSSSTAARPSWIGSATSQQQQQQSQPSSSSSSYRPLRTATGSRGATGGEAFPALPAAPKPTTTIFGYGTGRGVRRDYGHADSGFQWGGGGSGSGSGAATPPAAGEDDDAGDDAAAGGGKGKKGGKKGKKVLVQWG is encoded by the exons atggcgcctcCCGAGGAGGGCGCACCCGCAaacgccggccgaggcggcgagggctccAAAGGCCGCACCCGCGggggacgaggtcgaggcggaAGCAacaagagcggcggcgctcgacgcggccgaggcggtcaCGGTAATGCcgggcagcgcggcggcggcggcgacaatgCCGATTCTCTCAAGAACCCGGCTGCCCAGGAcctggcggcagctgcggcaaGGGCACACGCGGCCAATGAAGCTGGCCCGgatggccagcagcgtcccatcaacgaggcggccgcggcgacggcaaacGGCACagtcggcgatgacgacgacggcgatgccgaagTGTGCTTCATCTGCGCGAACCCGGTAGCCCATCACTCCATCGCGCCCTGCAACCACACGACCTGCCACATCTGTGGGCTGCGCATGAGGGCATTATACAAGACCAAGGACTGCGCCCACTGTCGG ACACCGGCGCCGTTTGTAATCTTcaccgacgatggcgagaaGCGGTTCGAGGACTACTCGGACAAggacatcaccaccaccgacaccAACATCGGCATCAAGTACACCAACGAGGACATTGTGGGCGACACAGTCCTCCTGCTGCGGTATAACTGTCCCGACGCGTCCTGCGACTTTGCCGGCCTGGGCTGGCCCGACCTCCATCGACACGTCAAGTCGATCCACCGCAAGCGCATGTGCGATCTATGCACGCGCAACAAGAAGGTCTTTACCCACGAGCACGAACTCTTCTCCGATAAGGAACTGGAGCGGCACAtgcgccacggcgacgacaagcccGGTGCCGCCGACCAGACGGGCTTCAAGGGCCACCCGCTCTGCGGCTTCTGCGGCGAGCGCttctacgacgacgacaagctgTACGAGCACTGCCGCATGAAGCACGAGCGCTGCTTTCTctgcgaccgccgcgactCGCGCAAGCCTCACTACTACCAGGACTACAACGCGCTCGAGCAGCACTTCAAGAAGGACCACTACCTGTGCTCCAACGCCGAGTGCCTGGAGAAGAAGTTTGTCGTCTTCGAGTCCGAGCTGGACCTGCAGGCCCATCAGCTgagcgagcacggcggcaagacggccggcaGGGACGCCAGGACCGTGGACATTTCTGCCTTTGACATTAGGCAATCATATCAGCAGGAAcggaggggcggcgcgggcggcggcaggggccagagagacggcggcgaggctcgcggcagaggcagaggcgggcggacgggcggcggtcgagggcgagaccCGAACGAGGACATGGtcccgccgacgacagcgcaACCTTTGCGCCGTGACGAGATTGCGTTTCAACGGCAGATGGCCATCCACTCGGCTCAGTCCGTGTCGAACCGCACcttcggcggccagctctcagccccgacgcccgcgcaggctgcctcctcgtcccgaCAAGCCGCCTCAACGCCGCGATCCGCGACTCCCAACGCCGCACaaggccgcgtcgtcgacgcaaTGGGCTCGCTCAACATCACCGACACGTCCAACCTGACACCCGAGGAGCGGGCCAGTCTCGTCCGCCACAGCGCGGcggtcgagcgcgccgccaacctcCTGGGCAACGACTCCAACAAGGTGGCCCAGTTCCGGAACCACGTCTCGTCGTACCGCAAGGGCGGCCtcacggcgccgcagctcaTCGATGCCTTCTTCACACTCTTCGCCGACGTGTCGTCCAACGCGCTGGGCACGCTGGTGCGCGAGGTGGCGGACCTGTtcgaggacaaggccaaggcggatCACCTGCGCAAGGCGTGGCAGGACTGGCGCGCCATCAACGAGGACTACCCCAGCCTGCCGGGCCTGAGCGGCATGCacggcgcgacgtcgagctcgagcggcTGGGCCaacgcctcgtcctccaacCCAGCCGTGCCCAACGCGGCCCCTTCGCAGAAGCACTCGACGCGCGTGCTCAAGCTTAAGAACAGCACCCGGCTGGGGGGGCcagcgcccgtcgccgcccagcgcggaccgccgggctgggccgcggcCCCGACCAACATCaggacgccgtcctcgtctgcATTTCCctcgctggcctcggcgaccggCGGTtcatcgtcgagctcgaccgccgcccgaccCTCGTGGATCGGGTCCGCCACGtcccaacaacaacagcaacaatcacaaccctcctcctcatcctcgtcataTCGACCGCTCcgcacggcgacgggctcgcgcggcgccacgggcggcgaggccttccctgcgctgcccgccgcccccaagccCACGACCACCATCTTCGGCTACGGgaccggccgcggcgtccgGCGAGACTACGGCCACGCCGACTCGGGCTTTCAgtggggcggcggcggctccggctccggctccggcgcggcgacgccccccgccgcaggggaagacgatgacgctggcgacgacgccgcggctgGGGGAGGCAAAGGGaagaagggcggcaagaagggcaaaAAGGTCCTCGTACAATGGGGCTGA
- the IRE1 gene encoding Non-specific serine/threonine protein kinase (BUSCO:EOG09260P2K~SECRETED:SignalP(1-35~SECRETED:cutsite=AEV-QH~SECRETED:prob=0.4252)~COG:T~EggNog:ENOG503NUNM~TransMembrane:2 (n19-30c35/36o627-644i1049-1066o)), translating into MLRRPPNDGRGASQQQKFLLAFAFFLLPWLPLAEVQHPTPQQAVHSLPPQVGVRNGARSDNSQPLPDGAAVHNWAATQYGDSKHDAEILDDAAADSADDSAPTAPRDKTRPSPALPRQRQHDPVVDRSRLNRQQHRPPVGSNSYSYNIHSDGDNNNKNNKKPNTNHNKRHIIDTDDASALATLAPAQAVRAPHPPRHLRPTSIPATGLTSPQNARSLEDWEVEDFVLLATIDGTLYATDRKTGKERWQLEVDQPMVETLHHRANSSVLDDDYSPVDHYIWAVEPSRDGGVYVWVPSGPDARPRATGFTMKSLVEELAPFADEKSAVVYTGDKKTNMITLDAATGRVIKWFGSSGSQVNEAESCLRPNALYDKDSEECSSTGTITLGRTEYTVGIQRREDGRQVATLKYAEWGPNNFDLDLLQQYQVSLDSRYITSRHDGKVYAFDYARAGPAAPLFSHKFEVPVARVFDVCRPWDAASESNPELIVLPQPTMPSQDASIARARSSSIFLNQTETGSWYAMSGRAYPLIVDAPMAPINSQDWWDMASSWDTVSGPKLSKALAGTHSLDRHRGDKLDAPTPQGMITDGSEYREHDADLPTPEPSVLEESTIVDKVKGLPQSAADSVVDFIKNPILFLLFFAALIYNEKKLRRSYHRWRTSGSLRDAVHFLTSDASAERVAKVEDDESDTKSARDESPVDAKVGDKGDGQDVVRASGVDVHAPSAEKQAETADKAASAEGDAKADEEAQNGSGDAQSGAGPEKKKKAHRGRRGGVKHRKGRGREASQSREDDAPPTTVEEAVNNAKRLGDRPSLEPDVMTVANDMQAVTGPIIRMGNIEVNTELQLGTGSNGTLVFAGKFDGRDVAVKRMLIQFYDIASQETRLLRESDDHPNVIRYYSQQMRDGFLYIALERCAASLADVVERPHLYRELANAGRTDLPGVLYQITNGISHLHSLRIVHRDLKPQNILVNMGKDGRPRMLVSDFGLCKKLEGGQSSFGATTGRAAGTSGWRAPELLLDDDARDAGMVDASTHSGSGSVLVNDGTMASNRRATRAIDIFGLGLVFFYVLTNGSHPFDCGDRYMREVNIRKGNHNLRPLDALGDFAYEAEDLIASMLESDPKQRPNAREIMSHPFFWSPKKRLAFLCDVSDHFEKEPRDPPSAALQELERHAAQVTKGDFLRALPRDFVDSLGKQRKYTGSRLLDLLRALRNKRNHYEDMPDTLKRTVGPLPEGYLSFWTLRFPMLLLVCWNVVYNVEWEKTDRFREYYEPAGL; encoded by the exons ATGCTACGACGACCGCCCAACGACGGTCGTGGCGcctcgcagcagcaaaagTTCCTGCTTGCCTTCGCCTTCTTTCTCctgccctggctgccgctcgccgaggtTCAGCATccgacgccgcagcaggctGTGCACTCCCTGCCACCCCAAGTCGGAGTCCGCAACGGCGCTCGGAGCGACAACAGCCAGCCATTGCCCGACGGTGCGGCTGTCCATAACTGGGCCGCCACGCAATACGGCGACAGCAAGCATGATGCCGAGAtcctcgacgatgctgctgccgactccgccgacgactcggcgccgacggcaccacgCGACAAGACAAGGCCGTCTCCCGCCCTCCcgaggcagcggcagcacgaccccgtcgtcgaccgcTCCAGACTGaaccgccagcagcaccggccgcCAGTCGGTAGCAACAGCTATAGCTACAACATCCACAGCGATGGTGACAACAATAACAAAAACAATAAGAAACCAAATACCAATCATAACAAGCGACACATCATTGACACCGACGATGCGAGCGCCCTCGCGACTTTGGCTCCGGCTCAGGCCGTCCGAGCACCACATCCCCCACGACATCTTCGGCCCACTAGCATCCCCGCTACCGGGCTCACCTCGCCGCAGAATGCGCGGAGTCTGGAGGACTGGGAAGTGGAAGACTTTGTTCTTCTGGCGACCATCGATGGAACCCTCTACGCCACCGACcgcaagacgggcaaggagCGCTGGCAGCTCGAGGTAGACCAGCCCATGGTCGAGACGCTCCACCACCGCGCCAACAGCTCTgttctcgacgacgactacagCCCAGTTGATCACTACATATGGGCGGTCGAGCccagccgcgacggcggcgtctaTGTCTGGGTTCCGAGCGggcccgacgcccgccctcgcgccaCCGGCTTCACCATGAAGAGCCTGGTTGAAGAGCTGGCTCCCTTTGCCGACGAGAAATCAGCCGTCGTCTACACCGGTGACAAAAAAACCAACATGATTaccctcgacgccgccacgggtCGCGTCATTAAGTGGTTCGGCTCTAGTGGCTCCCAGGTTAACGAGGCCGAGAGCTGCCTGCGGCCCAACGCACTCTACGACAAGGACTCGGAGGAGTGCAGTTCTACGGGTACCATCACCCTCGGCCGCACCGAGTACACCGTCGGCATCCAGCGTCGCGAGGATGGCCGGCAGGTGGCCACCCTCAAGTATGCCGAGTGGGGTCCCAACAATTTTGACCTGGACCTCCTTCAGCAGTACCAAGTCTCCCTCGACAGCCGCTACATCACGAGCCggcacgacggcaaggtgTACGCCTTCGACTATGCTCGGGccggccccgcggcgccctTGTTTAGCCACAAGTTTGAGGTGCCCGTGGCTCGTGTCTTTGACGTTTGTCGTCCGTGGGACGCGGCTTCGGAGAGCAACCCCGAGCTCATCGTCCTACCCcagccgacgatgccgtcacAGGACGCCAGCATCGCTCgagcgcgcagcagcagcatcttcCTCAACCAGACCGAGACAGGCAGCTGGTACGCCATGTCTGGCCGCGCGTATCcgctcatcgtcgacgcgcccatGGCGCCCATCAACTCCCAGGACTGGTGGGACATGGCGTCGAGTTGGGATACCGTGAGCGGCCCCAAGCTCTCGAaagccctcgccggcacgcATTCGCTCGACAGGCATCGTGGCGACAAGCTGGATGCGCCCACCCCCCAGGGCATGATTACGGATGGCAGTGAGTACAGGGAGCATGACGCGGATCTGCCCACGCCTGAGCCATCTGTGCTGGAGGAGTCGACCATCGTCGATAAAGTCAAGGGCCTTCCGCAGAGCGCGGCGGACAGCGTCGTTGACTTCATCAAGAACCccatcctcttcctgctCTTCTTTGCTGCCCTGATCTACAACGAGAAGAAATTACGCCGATCGTACCATCGCTGGCGCACCAGCGGTAGCTTAAGGGACGCGGTCCACTTCCTGACGTCTGACGCCTCTGCGGAAAGAGTGGCCAAggtggaagacgacgagtcgGACACCAAAAGCGCTCGTGATGAGtcccccgtcgacgccaaagTCGGCGACAAGGGAGACGGCCAGGATGTGGTCAGGGCGTCGGGAGTCGATGTGCacgcgcccagcgccgaAAAGCAAgccgagacggccgacaaggcggccagcgcagagggcgacgccaaagcagacgaggaggcgcagaATGGCTCGGGCGATGCACAATCTGGCGCGGGGCcggaaaagaagaagaaggcgcaccgtggccgacgaggcggagtTAAGCACCGCAAGGGCAGGGGTCGGGAAGCGTCGCAGTCGAGGGAGGACGACGCACCGCCCACGACGGTCGAGGAAGCCGTCAACAACGCCAAGCGCCTTGGAGATCGTCCGAGCCTCGAACCCGACGTCATGACAGTCGCCAACGATATGCAGGCTGTTACGGGTCCCATCATTCGCATGGGCAACATCGAAGTCAACACAGAGCTGCAGCTAGGGACTGGCAGCAACGGCACGCTGGTGTTTGCCGGAAAGTTTGACGGCCGTGATGTGGCCGTCAAGCGCATGCTGATTCAGTTCTACGACATTGCCTCGCAGGAGACGCGGTTGCTGAGGGAGAGCGACGACCATCCCAATG TTATCCGATACTACTCACAGCAGATGCGTGACGGGTTCCTGTACATTGCACTCGAGCGTTGCGCGGCGTCTCTCGCCGATGTGGTTGAGCGACCGCATCTGTATCGGGAGCTGGCAAACGCGGGTAGGACCGACCTTCCCGGCGTCCTCTACCAGATCACAAACGGCATCAGCCATCTCCACAGCCTGCGGATCGTTCATCGCGATCTGAAACCGCAGAACATTCTGGTCAACATGGGCAAGGACGGCAGGCCGCGAATGCTGGTGTCCGACTTTGGCCTGtgcaagaagctcgagggTGGACAGTCGTCGTTTGGCGCCACGACGGGAAGAGCGGCGGGCACCTCGGggtggcgcgcgcccgaACTTCtcttggacgacgatgcgcgtGATGCTGGCATGGTCGATGCCAGCACGCATAGTGGTTCGGGGTCAGTGCTCGTCAACGACGGCACCATGGCCAGTAACCGCCGAGCGACTCGCGCCATCGACAtcttcggcctcggcctcgtcttcttctacGTCCTGACCAACGGCTCCCACCCGTTCGACTGCGGCGACCGGTACATGCGGGAAGTTAACATCCGTAAGGGCAACCATAACCTCCGGCCGCTGGACGCCCTGGGAGATTTTGCGTACGAGGCTGAGGACTTGATTGCGTCGATGCTTGAATCGGATCCAAAGCAGAGGCCCAACGCCCGGGAGATCATGTCGCACCCATTCTTCTGGTCTCCCAAAAAGCGCCTGGCCTTCCTGTGCGACGTCTCGGACCATTTCGAGAAGGAGCCTCGCGATcctccctcggcggcgctccaAGAGCTCGAGCGGCATGCGGCGCAAGTGACCAAGGGCGACTTCCTGCGCGCTCTGCCCCGCGACTTTGTGGACTCGTTGGGCAAGCAGCGCAAGTACACGGGCTCAAGGCTTCTGGAcctgctgcgcgccctgCGCAACAAGCGCAACCATTACGAGGACATGCCCGATACCCTCAAGCGGACCGTCGGCCCGCTGCCCGAGGGCTACCTGTCGTTTTGGACGCTGCGGTTcccgatgctgctgctcgtgtgCTGGAACGTGGTGTACAACGTTGAGTGGGAGAAGACGGACCGATTCCGCGAGTACTATGAGCCGGCGGGTCTGTGA